One stretch of Streptomyces sp. R21 DNA includes these proteins:
- a CDS encoding ABC transporter permease, giving the protein MLVHSRKGKWAVWGLFLLLFLPLFALPLLVILAASFATNWSGAFPSGFTAGHYTAATRGESLQALTTSLVTAVTASVLALVVGTWAALAAAALGKRRRRLLDALFMLPVAVPSVVVGLAVLVAFSKPPMLLNGTRWIVILAHAVLVTAFAYQSVSAALLRLDPAYEQAAASLGARPSYVLWRVRLPLLLPSLTAAAGLCFALSMGELSATMMLYPPDWTPLPVQIFAATDRGALFTGSALAVVLMTATLLVLLAVSRVRTKASYR; this is encoded by the coding sequence GTGTTGGTGCACAGCCGTAAGGGGAAGTGGGCCGTCTGGGGCCTGTTCCTGCTCCTCTTCCTTCCGCTCTTCGCCCTGCCGCTGCTCGTGATCCTCGCCGCGTCCTTCGCCACGAACTGGTCGGGCGCCTTTCCCTCCGGGTTCACGGCCGGGCACTACACCGCCGCCACCCGGGGTGAATCCCTCCAGGCCCTCACCACCAGCCTCGTCACGGCGGTCACCGCGAGCGTGCTCGCGCTCGTCGTCGGGACGTGGGCCGCGCTGGCCGCCGCCGCGCTCGGGAAGCGTCGACGCAGGCTGCTGGACGCCCTGTTCATGCTGCCCGTCGCCGTGCCCTCCGTCGTCGTCGGGCTCGCGGTCCTGGTCGCCTTCTCCAAGCCGCCGATGCTCCTCAACGGCACCCGGTGGATCGTCATCCTGGCCCACGCCGTTCTCGTCACGGCGTTCGCGTACCAGTCCGTCTCGGCCGCTCTCCTCCGGCTCGATCCGGCGTACGAACAGGCCGCCGCCTCCCTCGGCGCCCGGCCCTCCTACGTGCTGTGGCGGGTACGGCTGCCCCTGCTGCTGCCGTCCCTGACCGCCGCCGCCGGGCTCTGCTTCGCCCTGTCCATGGGCGAGTTGAGCGCCACGATGATGCTCTACCCGCCGGACTGGACCCCGCTGCCGGTCCAGATCTTCGCGGCCACCGACCGCGGCGCCCTCTTCACCGGCTCCGCCCTCGCCGTCGTCCTCATGACAGCGACGCTCCTCGTCCTGCTCGCCGTCTCCCGGGTCCGCACCAAGGCCTCGTACCGATAG